A stretch of Paludisphaera borealis DNA encodes these proteins:
- the ilvC gene encoding ketol-acid reductoisomerase, with amino-acid sequence MPAQMYYDQDADLSLLKGKTVAIIGYGSQGHAHAQNLRDSGCNVVVGQRPGSANYDIAVNDGFKPVSAAEAAEAGDLVNLLLPDEVQGDIYANDVKPHLRPGNLLLCSHGFNIHFGQVVPPKGVDSALVAPKGPGHLVRSEYVRGGGVPCLIATADDCSPAGKALALAYAKGIGGARAGVLQTTFAEETETDLFGEQVVLCGGLSALVKMGYETLVEAGYQPESAYFECVHELKLIVDLIYQGGLDYMRYSISNTAEYGDYSRGPRIINEQTREEMRKILREIQSGQFAREWILENKANNPVFNATKKLERKHPVETVGKRLRALMPWIKAKTV; translated from the coding sequence ATGCCCGCCCAGATGTACTACGATCAGGACGCCGACCTTTCGCTGCTCAAGGGCAAGACGGTGGCGATCATCGGCTACGGCAGCCAGGGTCACGCCCACGCCCAGAACCTCCGCGATTCGGGATGCAACGTGGTGGTCGGCCAGCGGCCGGGCTCCGCCAACTACGACATCGCCGTCAACGACGGGTTCAAGCCGGTCTCGGCGGCCGAGGCGGCCGAAGCGGGCGACCTGGTCAACCTTCTGCTCCCCGACGAAGTCCAGGGCGACATCTACGCCAACGACGTCAAGCCGCACCTTCGCCCCGGCAACCTGCTGCTCTGCTCCCACGGTTTCAACATCCACTTCGGACAGGTCGTGCCGCCGAAGGGCGTCGACAGCGCCCTCGTGGCCCCCAAGGGCCCCGGGCACCTCGTCCGCAGCGAGTACGTTCGTGGCGGCGGCGTCCCCTGCTTGATCGCCACCGCCGACGACTGCTCCCCCGCCGGCAAGGCCCTGGCCCTCGCCTACGCCAAGGGCATCGGCGGCGCCCGCGCCGGCGTCTTGCAGACCACCTTCGCCGAAGAGACCGAGACCGACCTGTTCGGCGAGCAAGTCGTGCTCTGCGGCGGCCTCAGCGCCCTGGTCAAGATGGGCTATGAGACGCTGGTCGAAGCCGGCTACCAGCCGGAGAGCGCGTACTTCGAGTGCGTCCACGAGCTGAAGCTGATCGTCGACCTGATCTATCAGGGCGGCCTCGACTACATGCGGTACAGCATCTCGAACACGGCCGAATACGGCGATTACAGCCGGGGCCCGCGGATCATCAACGAGCAGACCCGCGAGGAGATGCGGAAGATCCTCCGCGAGATCCAGTCGGGCCAGTTCGCCCGCGAGTGGATTCTCGAAAACAAGGCCAACAACCCCGTGTTCAACGCCACCAAGAAGCTCGAACGCAAGCACCCGGTCGAGACCGTCGGCAAGCGGCTCCGCGCTCTCATGCCGTGGATCAAAGCCAAGACGGTCTGA
- a CDS encoding ferredoxin produces the protein MADPIQKAPENVSGRYYVDLTCIDCDLCRETAPAHFVRNNDDGHTFVVKQPKSPDEEAACHLAMLECPVEAIGDDG, from the coding sequence ATGGCCGACCCCATTCAGAAAGCGCCGGAGAACGTCTCGGGCCGATACTACGTCGATCTGACGTGCATCGACTGCGACCTCTGCCGCGAGACCGCGCCCGCGCACTTCGTCCGCAACAACGACGACGGCCATACCTTCGTCGTCAAGCAACCAAAGTCGCCCGACGAGGAAGCCGCCTGCCACCTGGCGATGCTGGAATGCCCCGTCGAAGCCATCGGCGACGACGGCTGA